In the Sulfitobacter pacificus genome, one interval contains:
- the dut gene encoding dUTP diphosphatase — translation MTTIKCTWAAGADQALGLPEYATTGAAGADLRANLPEGPVRIAPMARALVSTGLHMEIPQGFEVQIRPRSGLALKQGIMLPNSPGTIDSDYRGVVGVIVLNAGTEPFEVTHGMRIAQMVVAPAPQVAFEIAETLDSTDRASGGFGSTGET, via the coding sequence ATGACCACGATCAAATGTACATGGGCAGCGGGCGCGGATCAGGCGCTGGGTCTGCCGGAATATGCCACCACGGGCGCGGCGGGCGCGGATCTGCGCGCCAACCTGCCGGAGGGGCCAGTGCGAATTGCACCTATGGCGCGCGCGCTTGTGTCAACCGGATTGCATATGGAAATCCCGCAGGGTTTTGAGGTGCAGATCAGGCCGCGGTCCGGCCTTGCGTTGAAACAGGGTATCATGCTGCCCAACAGTCCCGGCACAATCGACAGTGACTATCGTGGGGTGGTTGGCGTGATCGTGTTGAATGCGGGCACAGAGCCATTCGAAGTGACCCATGGCATGCGCATCGCGCAGATGGTTGTGGCGCCGGCCCCGCAGGTGGCGTTTGAGATTGCCGAGACGCTGGATAGCACAGACCGCGCCTCTGGCGGGTTCGGCTCTACCGGAGAAACCTGA
- a CDS encoding HesA/MoeB/ThiF family protein, producing the protein MLLVLVIAAVLWFGGRMMGVPRAARLSMLGLLFVAVLGMQLALPEGNGLRQATGGSAALWLILGGFAAVIWAYRSFIVHLRGRVTAQTPDTPTNQGSFSETELDRYARHIVLREVGGTGQKALKNAKVLVIGAGGLGAPALQYLAAAGVGTIGVVDDDVVENANLQRQVIHPDGNIGMPKVFSAQTQMEAQNPFITVRPYHRRLTDDIAAELVAEYDLVLDGTDNFETRYLVNAACVAAGLPLVSGALSQWEGQLSVFDPAKGAPCYRCIFPQAPAAHLAPSCAEAGVIGPLPGVIGSMMAIEAIKVITDAGTPARGQMLIYDALYGENRTIQIARRADCATCGSS; encoded by the coding sequence ATGCTGCTGGTTCTGGTGATCGCAGCGGTGCTTTGGTTCGGGGGGCGCATGATGGGCGTGCCCCGCGCGGCGCGTCTGTCGATGTTGGGGCTGCTGTTTGTTGCGGTCCTGGGGATGCAGCTGGCCTTGCCCGAAGGGAATGGATTGCGTCAGGCCACCGGGGGCAGTGCCGCGCTGTGGCTGATCCTTGGCGGGTTTGCCGCGGTGATCTGGGCTTATCGCAGTTTTATCGTGCATTTGCGGGGCCGTGTGACCGCGCAAACACCTGATACGCCAACAAATCAAGGCAGCTTTTCCGAGACCGAGCTGGACCGCTACGCGCGTCACATCGTGCTGCGCGAGGTTGGCGGGACCGGGCAAAAGGCGTTGAAGAACGCCAAGGTGCTGGTCATCGGTGCTGGCGGGTTGGGCGCACCGGCACTGCAATATCTGGCAGCGGCAGGGGTGGGCACCATCGGTGTTGTGGATGATGATGTGGTGGAGAACGCCAACCTGCAACGGCAGGTGATCCATCCTGATGGCAATATCGGCATGCCCAAGGTGTTTTCCGCCCAGACGCAGATGGAGGCGCAGAACCCCTTCATCACCGTACGTCCCTATCATCGCCGTTTGACAGATGACATCGCGGCGGAATTGGTTGCGGAATATGATCTGGTGCTGGATGGCACGGATAATTTCGAAACCCGCTATCTGGTGAACGCGGCCTGTGTGGCGGCGGGTCTGCCGCTGGTGTCCGGGGCGCTGAGCCAGTGGGAGGGGCAATTGTCAGTCTTTGATCCCGCCAAGGGTGCGCCCTGCTACCGCTGCATTTTCCCGCAGGCCCCCGCCGCTCACCTTGCGCCAAGCTGCGCAGAGGCCGGGGTGATCGGCCCCTTGCCGGGGGTGATCGGATCAATGATGGCAATTGAGGCGATCAAGGTGATCACGGATGCCGGAACGCCGGCACGGGGGCAAATGTTGATCTATGACGCGCTTTACGGCGAGAATCGCACAATCCAGATCGCCCGCCGTGCGGATTGCGCAACCTGCGGCAGCAGCTGA